One window of Marinomonas primoryensis genomic DNA carries:
- a CDS encoding ribonuclease J, whose product MNMNLYGHDGQWLMVDCGVSFNEPLTPDDLRTSEIVCADPSFISEQKERLAGIVITHAHEDHVGALPFLWRRFKCPVYTTAFTAEVLRRKLLQVGLADDVPVIVVNENETKKIGVFNVKWLALTHSVPEPFAMTIDTPAGRIFHTGDWKIDNQPIIGDGFSSATFKALAKENILAMVCDSTNALKSGYSESESDCYRGLLQTIETEKNRVVVGCFSSNVARLVGLGRIAKETGRYLALIGRSLTNMVSAARVTGHWPDDLPIIDAAHLGYLPREEVLVVVTGSQGESRATLNRLAADNCFDLSLEADDLVIFSAMRIPGNEPAIDCLAEQFKGRKIRTLQAHETDVTIHVSGHPCQEELKQLYTWVQPQLAIPCHGEPKHLDANAEVAKRSHVPQQLIGRNGDLYQLAPSVKVQRQQVKVGRIALLR is encoded by the coding sequence ATGAACATGAATCTTTATGGTCATGACGGTCAATGGTTAATGGTCGATTGTGGCGTGTCTTTTAATGAACCGTTAACGCCGGATGACCTTCGTACTTCCGAAATAGTGTGCGCCGATCCTAGCTTTATTAGCGAGCAGAAGGAGCGTCTCGCAGGCATCGTTATTACTCATGCTCATGAAGATCATGTGGGCGCATTGCCTTTTTTATGGCGCCGTTTTAAATGTCCTGTGTATACCACGGCGTTTACTGCCGAAGTGCTGCGTCGAAAATTGCTGCAAGTGGGTTTGGCCGACGACGTTCCTGTGATTGTAGTGAATGAAAACGAAACCAAAAAAATTGGTGTGTTTAATGTGAAATGGTTGGCGCTCACGCATTCTGTGCCAGAGCCTTTCGCGATGACCATCGACACGCCGGCAGGGCGTATTTTTCATACGGGAGATTGGAAAATTGATAACCAGCCGATTATTGGAGACGGTTTTTCATCTGCGACGTTTAAAGCCCTAGCCAAAGAAAATATTTTAGCGATGGTTTGTGATTCAACCAACGCGTTGAAAAGCGGTTACTCCGAATCCGAAAGTGATTGTTATCGCGGCTTATTGCAAACCATCGAAACAGAAAAGAATCGTGTTGTGGTGGGGTGCTTTAGCAGTAATGTGGCGCGTTTAGTGGGATTGGGTCGAATCGCCAAAGAAACGGGGCGTTACCTCGCGTTAATTGGTCGATCGCTAACGAACATGGTCAGCGCCGCCAGAGTAACAGGTCATTGGCCTGACGATTTGCCTATTATCGATGCGGCGCATCTTGGGTATTTACCAAGAGAAGAAGTGCTGGTCGTCGTCACCGGAAGTCAAGGCGAATCAAGAGCGACGTTAAACCGTTTGGCCGCAGACAATTGTTTTGATTTGAGTCTTGAAGCAGACGATTTAGTGATTTTCAGCGCCATGCGTATTCCGGGCAACGAACCAGCGATAGACTGCTTAGCCGAACAATTCAAGGGTCGAAAAATACGCACCTTACAGGCTCATGAAACCGACGTAACGATTCATGTGAGTGGTCATCCTTGCCAAGAGGAATTGAAACAGCTTTATACTTGGGTTCAGCCGCAACTGGCCATTCCCTGTCATGGCGAACCGAAGCATTTGGACGCGAACGCAGAGGTGGCAAAACGCAGTCATGTACCTCAACAATTGATTGGCCGAAATGGGGATTTGTACCAACTGGCTCCAAGCGTGAAAGTACAGCGTCAACAGGTGAAAGTCGGCCGTATTGCGCTGTTAAGATAA